A single Watersipora subatra chromosome 7, tzWatSuba1.1, whole genome shotgun sequence DNA region contains:
- the LOC137399317 gene encoding transmembrane protein 128-like — translation MATSSGVASNEEFYKIVRKRTAESFRKKYVTSISKKDEELIEQLRSKPGSAYSLGNVIWLLSSIAIFYLTDFALVLIYDPRIYRLWFNIGVASLSVAVLCCLYCIVWLSWIKGVRSEKWEDHNAFVIPIATAAGIVAGGFICYSVWPVWSIFTIPIVASQFMGFIVIVAMIPSIF, via the exons ATGGCTACTTCCTCTGGAGTTGCTTCAAATGAGGAGTTTTATAAAATTGTCAGAAAACGTACCGCAGAgtcatttagaaaaaaatatgtgaCTTCAATAAGCAAAAAAGACGAAGAGCTAATAGAGCAATTACGATCCAAACCAGGATCCGCTTACAGCCTGGGC AATGTCATTTGGTTGCTATCGTCAATAGCCATATTTTACCTCACTGACTTTGCTCTAGTTCTAATTTATGATCCGCGGATATATCGCCTATGGTTCAACATTGGAGTTGCATCGCTTTCAGTCGCTGTCCTATGTTGCTTATACTGCATCGTATGGTTGTCATGGATCAAAGGAGTTCGTTCTGAGAAGTGGGAAGACCACAACGCGTTTGTTATACCGATAGCTACTGCAGCAGGGATCGTTGCTGGAGGATTCATATGCTATAGTGTGTGGCCAGTTTGGAGTATTTTTACCATACCGATAGTTGCTTCTCAGTTTATGGGATTCATCGTGATAGTCGCTATGATACCCTCTATTTTCTAA
- the LOC137399895 gene encoding uncharacterized protein gives MAAIDWELDLAGDGRCDSPGHCALYRAYTMMDQSCGLIVSSHLVKSTETTSSNTMELEGFKRCQSDLISHSLRVRSITTDVVTKVVCILQACVLAYAANLSP, from the exons atggcagcaatcgattgggagcttgatttggcaggtgacggtagatgcgatagtccggggcattgcgcactatacagagcctacactatgatggatcagagctgcggtttaatagtcagcagccatcttgtcaag tcaacagagaccaccagctctaacaccatggagctggaaggcttcaagcgatgccagtccgatctaatttcccacagcctgagagtgaggtccattacaacggatgttgttacaaaggttgtgtgcatactgcaagcttgtgttttggcttatgccgcaaatttgtcgccgtga
- the LOC137400330 gene encoding pre-mRNA-splicing factor SYF1-like, translating into MPALEPTTIIDKSLFIEDGDLAYEEEILRNPYSVKHWLRYIQHKKSSPNIDAQNVVYERALKELPGSYKLWYNYLKGLRMQTKGKCVTDRAYEDVNNAFERSMVFMHKMPRLWLDYCQFLMDQGKITRTRRTFDRALRALPITQHHRIWPLYLKFVSMYELPETAVRVHRRRLQLQPELAEIFLAYLIKIDKLDEAAIRLAGLINDENFVSREGKSKHTLWNELCELISKNPDKVTSLKVDAIIRQGLKKFTDQIGLLWNSLADYYTRAGLFDKACDVYEEAIETVITVRDFTQVFDAYAQFCETLISTKMESTAESGPTDDDDIELELGLARLEDLMVRRPLLLNSVLLRQNPHNVLEWHKRVKLYEGKPREIINTYTEAVQTVDPKIATGKPHSLWVEFAKFYETAKQLDDARVIFEKAVLVPYKYVDDLAAVWCEWAEMELRHDLWDNAVKLMQRAVTPPTRKVDYHDQSETVQVRLHKSLKLWSMYADLEESFGSFKTTKAVYDRIIDLRIATPLIIINYGLFLEENNYFEEAFKAYEKGIALFRWPNVYDLWNTYLTKFIDRYGGKKLERARDLFEQCLDGCPEQFVKAVYLLYAKLEEEHGLARHAMAVYERACDAVPKPDKFEMYNIYIKRAADIYGVTQTRAIYEKSIEALAEDQSRQMCMRFADLETKLGEIDRARALYAHCSQMCDPRSQAVFWDTWKKFEVKHGNEDTVREMLRIKRSVQATYNTQVNFMATKVMNTQAPTNEMEKLEQQAMENVEKTMEANDQAKLVEATKTPAADKGIKFVRSETVTEEQGPSTAANPDEIDIDADYSSDEEGETEAASGIDVQAVPTKVFGGLKDEEDES; encoded by the exons ATGCCAGCATTAGAACCTACTACGATAATTGACAAGTCATTGTTTATC GAAGATGGTGATTTGGCATATGAAGAAGAAATACTTAGGAATCCTTACAGTGTCAAACACTGGTTAAGGTACATCCAGCACAAAAAAAGCTCACCAAATATTGATGCACAGAATGTTGTGTATGAACGAGCATTGAAGGAGCTTCCAGGAAG CTACAAGTTGTGGTACAACTACCTGAAAGGGCTGCGTATGCAGACTAAAGGAAAATGTGTTACAGACAGAGCTTATGAAGATGTCAACAATGCGTTTGAGAGATCAATGGTTTTCATGCACAAG ATGCCCCGACTTTGGCTCGACTACTGCCAATTCCTCATGGATCAAGGGAAGATTACTCGTACTCGACGCACGTTTGACAGAGCCCTCAGAGCTCTACCCATAACACAGCATCATCGGATATGGCCACTTTATCTCAAGTTTGTCTCCATGTATGAGTTACCAGAAACAGCTGTTCGTGTTCATCGACGCCGGCTGCAG TTGCAACCGGAATTAGCAGAAATATTTCTTGCTTACCTCATAAAGATTGACAAGCTGGATGAGGCAGCCATTCGTCTGGCTGGGCTCATCAATGATGAAAACTTTGTGTCAAGGGAAGGCAAGTCCAAGCATACC TTGTGGAATGAGCTGTGTGAACTGATATCTAAGAACCCAGACAAGGTCACTTCACTCAAGGTAGATGCCATCATCAGACAGGGACTTAAGAAGTTCACAGATCAGATTGGCTTGCTGTGGAACTCTTTAGCTGACTATTATACTCGTGCTGGTCTTTTCGACAAG GCATGCGATGTGTATGAAGAAGCAATCGAGACTGTTATTACTGTCAGAGATTTCACACAAGTCTTTGATGCTTATGCTCAGTTTTGTGAAACCCTCATCAGTACCAAGATGGAGTCAACAGCAGAGTCTGGGCCTACAGATGATG ATGATATAGAGTTGGAGCTTGGACTCGCCCGGCTTGAAGACCTCATGGTTAGAAGACCTCTGTTGTTGAACAGCGTGCTGCTGAGGCAGAATCCACACAATGTGCTCGAGTGGCACAAAAGAGTCAAGTTATACGAGGGAAAACCGCGTGAG ATAATAAACACATACACGGAGGCGGTACAAACTGTGGACCCCAAAATTGCTACAGGAAAACCTCACAGTCTCTGGGTAGAGTTTGCCAAGTTTTATGAGACTGCTAAACAGCTAGATGATGCAAGGGTTATCTTTGAGAAGGCAGTGCTTGTTCCTTACAAATATGTTGACGATTTAGCAGCGGTTTGGTGTGAGTGGGCTGAGATGGAGCTGAGGCATGA CTTGTGGGACAATGCTGTGAAGTTAATGCAACGGGCTGTCACCCCTCCAACAAGAAAGGTGGATTATCATGACCAG TCCGAAACTGTCCAAGTAAGACTTCACAAGTCACTCAAGCTCTGGTCAATGTATGCGGATCTTGAAGAGTCATTTGGTTCATTCAAGACGACCAAAGCAGTTTATGACAGAATTATTGATTTGAGGATAGCCACCCCTCTCATCATTATCAACTACGGACTTTTTCTTGAAGAGAATAATTACTTTGAAGAAGCATTCAAG GCATACGAAAAGGGGATAGCCTTATTCAGGTGGCCTAATGTCTATGATCTGTGGAACACATACCTCACGAAGTTTATAGACAGATATGGTGGCAAAAAGTTAGAGAGAGCAAGAGATCTTTTTGAGCAATGCCTCGATGGATGCCCTGAACAATTTGTCAAAG CCGTATATCTGCTCTACGCCAAGTTGGAGGAAGAACACGGGCTCGCCAGGCATGCAATGGCTGTCTATGAGAGAGCCTGCGATGCCGTGCCTAAACCAGACAAATTTGAG ATGTACAACATTTATATCAAGAGAGCAGCTGATATATACGGAGTGACACAGACAAGAGCCATTTATGAAAAGAGCATCGAGGCTCTTGCTGAGGACCAATCACGCCAAATGTGTATGAGATTCGCTGACCTGGAGACCAAGCTTGGCGAGATAGACAGAGCACGAGCTCTTTATGCTCATTGCTCCCAGATGTGTGACCCCCGT TCGCAAGCAGTGTTCTGGGACACTTGGAAAAAGTTTGAAGTGAAACATGGAAATGAGGACACCGTACGAGAAATGTTACGCATCAAGAGAAGCGTGCAGGCAACTTACAACACTCAAGTCAATTTTATGGCCACTAAAGTTATGAATACTCAAG CGCCAACCAATGAGATGGAAAAATTGGAGCAGCAGGCCATGGAGAATGTAGAGAAAACTATGGAGGCAAATGATCAGGCAAAGCTTGTGGAGGCTACAAAAACACCTGCAGCGGACAAAG GTATAAAGTTTGTGCGAAGTGAAACAGTGACGGAAGAGCAAGGTCCATCTACGGCTGCCAATCCAGATGAAATCGACATTGATGCTGACTATAGCAGTGATGAAGAAGGCGAAACGGAAGCAGCTTCTGGG ATCGATGTGCAAGCAGTACCCACCAAAGTATTTGGAGGACTAAAAGATGAAGAGGATGAGAGTTAA
- the LOC137399894 gene encoding uncharacterized protein, whose protein sequence is MSNSEELRPWRFEPDALSEENPQQNKTSQQELIPPATEWCACERCQDMPSLPECLCCHYAEFAHCLLHRGEHECLRMHPGVNEFVASAPLELRWNNYLRYHKANAVAWYCDVQERQKTEVLRKASARKE, encoded by the exons atgtcaaattctgaagagttaagaccctggcgtttcgagcctgacgctctatctgaagaaaatcctcaacagaataaaacctcccagcaa gagctaataccaccggctacagagtggtgtgcctgcgagcgttgtcaagacatgccatctcttcctgaatgtttgtgctgccattatgctgagtttgcgcattgtctccttcaccgaggggagcatgaatgcctgcgtatgcatcctggtgtaaacgaatttgtggcgtctgcaccccttgagttgaggtggaataattacctgcgatatcata aggcaaacgctgtggcttggtattgcgatgttcaggagcgacagaaaacggaggttctgcgtaaggcatccgccagaaaagagtga